In the Helianthus annuus cultivar XRQ/B chromosome 11, HanXRQr2.0-SUNRISE, whole genome shotgun sequence genome, one interval contains:
- the LOC110897266 gene encoding uncharacterized protein LOC110897266 → MGRVGRDWTQIYTIYGLEDWHTPIFLLIHAIVFSASSITFLLHFNWICNSFEYFFPSLSFARFAAGFTGSVMALSAVCLFYAAGNMFYSSVALRWDMAQRMLTAVHDWSAVKTVLDVGCSRGILLNAVAMELKKEGSSGRVVGLDRKNTTLSTLRTAAIEGVQEYVTCREGDARRLPFPDNYFDVVVSGGFVHKVGKEFGSKTAAAAAERMRVVGEVVRVLKEGGVGVVWDLVHVPEYVLRLQELKMEDIRVSERVTAFMVNSHIVSFRKPSQHVIGPSEVRLDWRFSNIF, encoded by the exons ATGGGACGAGTAGGAAGAGATTGGACTCAGATCTACACAATATACGGTTTGGAAGACTGGCACACACCGATATTTCTACTGATCCACGCAATTGTATTCTCTGCATCATCAATAACGTTTTTATTACACTTCAACTGGATCTGCAACTCGTTTGAGTATTTTTTTCCTTCATTAAGTTTCGCCAGATTTGCCGCCGGCTTCACCGGCTCCGTCATGGCTCTCTCCGCCGTCTGCCTCTTCTACGCCGCCGGCAACATGTTCTACTCCTCCGTCGCTCTCCGCTGGGACATGGCACAACGCATGCTCACCGCAGTTCATGACTGGTCTGCCGTGAAGACTGTTCTCGACGTCGGCTGTAGCCGCGGCATCCTGTTAAACGCCGTTGCGATGGAGCTAAAAAAAGAAGGCAGCTCCGGCAGAGTCGTAGGGTTAGACCGGAAAAACACGACGTTGTCGACGCTTCGTACGGCCGCGATTGAAGGCGTGCAGGAATACGTCACGTGCCGTGAAG GTGACGCACGGCGGCTTCCGTTTCCGGATAACTATTTCGACGTGGTGGTATCGGGAGGGTTTGTGCATAAAGTGGGGAAAGAGTTCGGATCGAAAACGGCTGCGGCGGCGGCTGAGCGGATGAGGGTGGTGGGGGAGGTGGTTAGGGTTTTGAAGGAGGGAGGGGTAGGGGTGGTGTGGGACCTTGTACATGTACCGGAGTATGTACTCCGGTTACAGGAGTTGAAGATGGAGGATATCAGAGTGTCGGAGAGAGTAACGGCGTTTATGGTTAACAGTCATATTGTGTCGTTCCGTAAGCCCAGCCAGCATGTGATTGGTCCCAGTGAAGTGAGATTGGATTGGAGATTCAGCAATATCTTTTGA
- the LOC110897683 gene encoding uncharacterized protein LOC110897683 gives MLECLFDNKVPKEDADMLVQQFMAEEIKAGLINKVISKVLANRLKKVTGSIISVNQSAFLKDRLNLDGPLIINKVLAWVKKRHNQAFMLEIDFKKAYDNVNWGFIKSVMEQLGFPSMWCG, from the exons ATGCTGGAGTGTTTGTTTGATAATAAAGTGCCCAAGGAAGATGCTGATATGCTGGTTCAGCAGTTCATGGCGGAAGAGATTAAAGCTG GTTTAATTAATAAGGTGATCTCTAAGGTTCTTGCAAACCGTCTTAAGAAGGTGACTGGGTCGATAATCTCGGTTAATCAATCCGCCTTTCTTAAGGATAGGCTTAATCTTGACGGGCCTCTAATTATTAACAAGGTCCTTGCGTGGGTTAAAAAGAGGCACAATCAGGCTTTCATGTTGGAGATTGACTTTAAGAAGGCCTATGACAACGTTAATTGGGGTTTCATTAAGTCTGTAATGGAGCAATTGGGTTTTCCTTCTATGTGGTGTGGTTAG